From Panicum hallii strain FIL2 chromosome 2, PHallii_v3.1, whole genome shotgun sequence, a single genomic window includes:
- the LOC112880238 gene encoding valine--tRNA ligase, chloroplastic/mitochondrial 2 isoform X1 codes for MALAGPSSALLSSSSSACLRRLNPLLLSAACRRPAGGQRRAARRFCAAIASEADVFTSPEVAKSFDFTNEERIYKWWESQGFFKPNFDRGGDPFVIPMPPPNVTGSLHMGHAMFVTLEDIMVRYFRMKGRPALWIPGTDHAGIATQLVVEKMLAAEGVKRTDLTREEFTKKVWEWKEKYGGTITNQIRRLGASCDWSRERFTLDEQLSRAVIEAFVRLHDKGLIYQGSYLVNWSPNLQTAVSDLEVEYSEEPGNLYFIKYRVAGGTRDDFLTIATTRPETLFGDVAIAVNPEDKRYAQYVGRLAIVPLTCGRHVPIIADRYVDPEFGTGVLKISPGHDHNDYHIARKLGLPILNVMNKDGTLNDVAGLYSGMDRFEAREKLWSDLVETNLAVKKEPYTLRVPRSQRGGEVIEPLISKQWFVTMEPLAEKALRAVENGQLTILPERFEKIYNHWLTNIKDWCISRQLWWGHRIPVWYIVGKKCEEDYIVARTEEEALTKAQEKYGKSVEIYQDPDVLDTWFSSALWPFSTLGWPNLSKDDYKHFYPSTVLETGHDILFFWVARMVMMGIEFTGSVPFSYVYLHGLIRDSEGRKMSKTLGNVIDPLDTIKDYGTDALRFTLSLGTAGQDLNLSTERLTSNKAFTNKLWNAGKFLLQNLPDRSDVSAWDALLANKFDTEASLQELPLPECWVVTGLHGLIDKVSTSYDKFFFGDAAREIYDFFWGDFADWYIEASKTRLYHSADKLAAARAQSVLLYVFENILKLLHPFMPFVTEELWQAFPYRKQALMVTPWPTTDLPKDLRSIKRFQNLQALIRGIRNVRAEYTVEPAKRISASVVATADVLEYVSKEKQVLALLSKLDVQNVHFTESAPGDANQSVHIVADEGLEAYLPLADMVDVSEEVKRLSKRLSKMQSEYDALVARLNSQSFVEKAPEEIVRGVREKASEAEEKISLTKNRLAFLQSTVST; via the exons CGATTGCCTCCGAGGCGGATGTGTTCACCTCCCCGGAGGTCGCGAAGTCGTTCGACTTCACCAATGAGGAGCGGATTTACAAGTG GTGGGAATCTCAAGGATTCTTTAAGCCTAATTTTGACCGTGGAGGAGATCCATTTGTCATCCCGATGCCACCCCCAAATGTTACTGGATCACTGCATATGGGCCATGCTATGTTTGTCACCCTTGAG GATATAATGGTTAGGTATTTCCGAATGAAAGGGAGACCTGCACTGTGGATACCTGGCACTGACCATGCTGGGATTGCAACTCAG TTGGTCGTGGAAAAGATGCTGGCTGCTGAAGGTGTCAAAAGGACAGATCTGACACGAGAGGAGTTCACCAAAAAAGTTTGGGAGTGGAAAGAGAA ATATGGGGGTACTATCACTAATCAGATTAGGCGATTGGGCGCTTCTTGTGATTGGAGTCGTGAACGTTTCACTCTTGATGAACAATTGAGTC GTGCGGTTATCGAAGCGTTCGTTAGGCTTCATGATAAAGGTCTTATATACCAAG GATCTTATTTGGTCAACTGGTCTCCTAACCTGCAAACTGCAGTGTCTGATTTA GAAGTAGAATACTCTGAAGAACCTGGAAATTTGTACTTTATCAAGTACCGTGTTGCTGGCGGGACCAG GGATGATTTTCTGACTATTGCGACCACAAGACCTGAAACTTTATTTGGTGATGTTGCAATCGCTGTTAACCCAGAG GATAAACGTTATGCCCAGTATGTTGGCAGATTGGCTATTGTACCCTTGACATGTGGGAGACATGTCCCTATTATTGCTGACCGG TATGTTGATCCAGAATTTGGAACAGGGGTGCTGAAAATTAGCCCTGGACATGATCACAATGATTATCATATTGCTCGAAAGCTTGGGCTACCAATTCTCAATGTTATGAACAAAGATGGTACACTAAATGACGTTGCTGGATTGTACAG TGGTATGGACCGTTTTGAGGCACGAGAGAAGTTGTGGTCTGACCTTGTTGAGACTAACTTGGCAGTAAAGAAAGAACCTTATACGCTTCGAGTTCCTAGATCTCAACGGGGTGGTGAA GTGATTGAGCCTTTGATTAGTAAACAATGGTTTGTCACGATGGAGCCATTGGCTGAGAAGGCCCTTCGTGCTGTTGAAAACGGGCAGTTAACCATTCTTCCAGAGAGATTTGAGAAG ATATATAATCATTGGCTAACAAACATAAAGGATTGGTGTATAAGTAGACAATTATGGTGGGGTCATCGTATACCAGTTTGGTATATTGTTGGAAAGAAATGTGAAGAAGACTATATTGTTGCTAGAACTGAAGAAGAGGCATTAACAAAAGCTCAGGAAAAATATGGAAAATCAGTTGAAATCTATCAAGACCCTGATGTTCTTGATACGTGGTTCTCAAG TGCTCTCTGGCCTTTTAGCACGCTTGGTTGGCCTAATCTTTCCAAGGATGATTATAAGCATTTTTATCCTTCAACTGTTCTGGAGACAGG CCATGACATTTTGTTCTTCTGGGTTGCACGAATGGTCATGATGGGAATTGAGTTTACAGGATCAGTACCATTTTCTTATGTCTATCTTCATGGTCTTATCCGGGATTCTGAG GGACGGAAAATGTCGAAGACATTGGGGAATGTCATTGACCCCCTAGATACCATCAAAGATTATGGGACTGATGCTTTGAGATTTACACTATCTTTGGGCACTGCAGGCCAG GACCTCAATCTCTCTACAGAAAGGTTGACATCAAATAAGGCTTTCACAAACAAGCTGTGGAATGCGGGCAAATTTTTGTTGCAGAATTTGCCTGATAGAAGTGATGTCTCGGCATGGGATGCTTTGTTAGCAAATAAG TTTGACACAGAAGCATCACTTCAGGAACTGCCATTGCCAGAATGCTGGGTG GTTACAGGACTACATGGACTAATTGATAAGGTCAGCACAAGCTATGACAAGTTTTTCTTTGGAGATGCTGCTAGAGAAATATATGATTTCTTCTGGGGGGATTTTGCTGATTG GTATATTGAGGCAAGTAAAACACGTCTCTACCACTCAGCTGACAAGTTAGCAGCTGCTAGAGCACAAAGCGTTCTGCTATATGTGTTTGAAAACATACTGAAGCTACTGCATCCCTTCATGCCATTCGTCACTGAAGAATTATGGCAG GCATTTCCATACAGAAAGCAAGCACTTATGGTTACTCCCTGGCCTACCACTGACCTTCCTAAGGATTTGAGGTCCATCAAAAGATTTCAAAATCTGCAAGCATTG ATAAGAGGAATCAGAAATGTTCGAGCAGAATACACTGTTGAGCCAGCTAAACGGATATCAGCTTCTGTTGTTGCTACTGCAGATGTCCTGGAATATGTATCG AAGGAGAAGCAGGTCCTGGCTTTACTTTCAAAGCTTGACGTTCAGAATGTACATTTTACTGAATCAGCACCAG GTGATGCAAATCAGTCTGTTCACATTGTTGCTGATGAGGGTCTGGAAGCCTATCTACCTTTGGCTGACATGGTTGATGTGTCTGAGGAGGTTAAGCGGCTGTCCAAGCGCCTCTCTAAGATGCAGTCAGAGTATGATGCTCTCGTGGCCCGCCTCAACTCCCAAAGT TTTGTAGAAAAGGCCCCAGAAGAGATTGTTCGTGGAGTTCGTGAAAAAGCGTCCGAGGCTGAGGAGAAGATCTCTCTCACTAAGAATCGGCTTGCATTTCTGCAATCAACTGTCTCCACGTAA
- the LOC112880238 gene encoding valine--tRNA ligase, chloroplastic/mitochondrial 2 isoform X2 translates to MVRYFRMKGRPALWIPGTDHAGIATQLVVEKMLAAEGVKRTDLTREEFTKKVWEWKEKYGGTITNQIRRLGASCDWSRERFTLDEQLSRAVIEAFVRLHDKGLIYQGSYLVNWSPNLQTAVSDLEVEYSEEPGNLYFIKYRVAGGTRDDFLTIATTRPETLFGDVAIAVNPEDKRYAQYVGRLAIVPLTCGRHVPIIADRYVDPEFGTGVLKISPGHDHNDYHIARKLGLPILNVMNKDGTLNDVAGLYSGMDRFEAREKLWSDLVETNLAVKKEPYTLRVPRSQRGGEVIEPLISKQWFVTMEPLAEKALRAVENGQLTILPERFEKIYNHWLTNIKDWCISRQLWWGHRIPVWYIVGKKCEEDYIVARTEEEALTKAQEKYGKSVEIYQDPDVLDTWFSSALWPFSTLGWPNLSKDDYKHFYPSTVLETGHDILFFWVARMVMMGIEFTGSVPFSYVYLHGLIRDSEGRKMSKTLGNVIDPLDTIKDYGTDALRFTLSLGTAGQDLNLSTERLTSNKAFTNKLWNAGKFLLQNLPDRSDVSAWDALLANKFDTEASLQELPLPECWVVTGLHGLIDKVSTSYDKFFFGDAAREIYDFFWGDFADWYIEASKTRLYHSADKLAAARAQSVLLYVFENILKLLHPFMPFVTEELWQAFPYRKQALMVTPWPTTDLPKDLRSIKRFQNLQALIRGIRNVRAEYTVEPAKRISASVVATADVLEYVSKEKQVLALLSKLDVQNVHFTESAPGDANQSVHIVADEGLEAYLPLADMVDVSEEVKRLSKRLSKMQSEYDALVARLNSQSFVEKAPEEIVRGVREKASEAEEKISLTKNRLAFLQSTVST, encoded by the exons ATGGTTAGGTATTTCCGAATGAAAGGGAGACCTGCACTGTGGATACCTGGCACTGACCATGCTGGGATTGCAACTCAG TTGGTCGTGGAAAAGATGCTGGCTGCTGAAGGTGTCAAAAGGACAGATCTGACACGAGAGGAGTTCACCAAAAAAGTTTGGGAGTGGAAAGAGAA ATATGGGGGTACTATCACTAATCAGATTAGGCGATTGGGCGCTTCTTGTGATTGGAGTCGTGAACGTTTCACTCTTGATGAACAATTGAGTC GTGCGGTTATCGAAGCGTTCGTTAGGCTTCATGATAAAGGTCTTATATACCAAG GATCTTATTTGGTCAACTGGTCTCCTAACCTGCAAACTGCAGTGTCTGATTTA GAAGTAGAATACTCTGAAGAACCTGGAAATTTGTACTTTATCAAGTACCGTGTTGCTGGCGGGACCAG GGATGATTTTCTGACTATTGCGACCACAAGACCTGAAACTTTATTTGGTGATGTTGCAATCGCTGTTAACCCAGAG GATAAACGTTATGCCCAGTATGTTGGCAGATTGGCTATTGTACCCTTGACATGTGGGAGACATGTCCCTATTATTGCTGACCGG TATGTTGATCCAGAATTTGGAACAGGGGTGCTGAAAATTAGCCCTGGACATGATCACAATGATTATCATATTGCTCGAAAGCTTGGGCTACCAATTCTCAATGTTATGAACAAAGATGGTACACTAAATGACGTTGCTGGATTGTACAG TGGTATGGACCGTTTTGAGGCACGAGAGAAGTTGTGGTCTGACCTTGTTGAGACTAACTTGGCAGTAAAGAAAGAACCTTATACGCTTCGAGTTCCTAGATCTCAACGGGGTGGTGAA GTGATTGAGCCTTTGATTAGTAAACAATGGTTTGTCACGATGGAGCCATTGGCTGAGAAGGCCCTTCGTGCTGTTGAAAACGGGCAGTTAACCATTCTTCCAGAGAGATTTGAGAAG ATATATAATCATTGGCTAACAAACATAAAGGATTGGTGTATAAGTAGACAATTATGGTGGGGTCATCGTATACCAGTTTGGTATATTGTTGGAAAGAAATGTGAAGAAGACTATATTGTTGCTAGAACTGAAGAAGAGGCATTAACAAAAGCTCAGGAAAAATATGGAAAATCAGTTGAAATCTATCAAGACCCTGATGTTCTTGATACGTGGTTCTCAAG TGCTCTCTGGCCTTTTAGCACGCTTGGTTGGCCTAATCTTTCCAAGGATGATTATAAGCATTTTTATCCTTCAACTGTTCTGGAGACAGG CCATGACATTTTGTTCTTCTGGGTTGCACGAATGGTCATGATGGGAATTGAGTTTACAGGATCAGTACCATTTTCTTATGTCTATCTTCATGGTCTTATCCGGGATTCTGAG GGACGGAAAATGTCGAAGACATTGGGGAATGTCATTGACCCCCTAGATACCATCAAAGATTATGGGACTGATGCTTTGAGATTTACACTATCTTTGGGCACTGCAGGCCAG GACCTCAATCTCTCTACAGAAAGGTTGACATCAAATAAGGCTTTCACAAACAAGCTGTGGAATGCGGGCAAATTTTTGTTGCAGAATTTGCCTGATAGAAGTGATGTCTCGGCATGGGATGCTTTGTTAGCAAATAAG TTTGACACAGAAGCATCACTTCAGGAACTGCCATTGCCAGAATGCTGGGTG GTTACAGGACTACATGGACTAATTGATAAGGTCAGCACAAGCTATGACAAGTTTTTCTTTGGAGATGCTGCTAGAGAAATATATGATTTCTTCTGGGGGGATTTTGCTGATTG GTATATTGAGGCAAGTAAAACACGTCTCTACCACTCAGCTGACAAGTTAGCAGCTGCTAGAGCACAAAGCGTTCTGCTATATGTGTTTGAAAACATACTGAAGCTACTGCATCCCTTCATGCCATTCGTCACTGAAGAATTATGGCAG GCATTTCCATACAGAAAGCAAGCACTTATGGTTACTCCCTGGCCTACCACTGACCTTCCTAAGGATTTGAGGTCCATCAAAAGATTTCAAAATCTGCAAGCATTG ATAAGAGGAATCAGAAATGTTCGAGCAGAATACACTGTTGAGCCAGCTAAACGGATATCAGCTTCTGTTGTTGCTACTGCAGATGTCCTGGAATATGTATCG AAGGAGAAGCAGGTCCTGGCTTTACTTTCAAAGCTTGACGTTCAGAATGTACATTTTACTGAATCAGCACCAG GTGATGCAAATCAGTCTGTTCACATTGTTGCTGATGAGGGTCTGGAAGCCTATCTACCTTTGGCTGACATGGTTGATGTGTCTGAGGAGGTTAAGCGGCTGTCCAAGCGCCTCTCTAAGATGCAGTCAGAGTATGATGCTCTCGTGGCCCGCCTCAACTCCCAAAGT TTTGTAGAAAAGGCCCCAGAAGAGATTGTTCGTGGAGTTCGTGAAAAAGCGTCCGAGGCTGAGGAGAAGATCTCTCTCACTAAGAATCGGCTTGCATTTCTGCAATCAACTGTCTCCACGTAA